The stretch of DNA GATCGGCTGCACCTGCGGCGTACCGGACTGCCTCGAGTCGGTGGCGTCCGGCGGCGCGATCGTCGCCCGGCTGCGCGCGGCCGGACGGCAGGTGAGCGGGACGAGCGACGTGCTCGCGCTCGCCGCGCAGGGCGACGCGGTCGTCCTCGACGAGCTCCGCCGAGCGGGGGAGCACATCGGTCGGGTGCTCTCCGGCATCGTGAACTTCTGCAACCCGAGCGAGGTCGTGCTCGCGGGCGCGATGTCGGCGTCCTCCGTGCTGGTCGCGACGATCCGCGGCGAGCTGTACCGGTCGTGCCTGCCGATGGTCGCGGACGCCCTCGACGTCCGGGCGAGCGCCTCGCCGCGCGATGCCGGCATCCGTGGTGCCACGGTGCTCGCGATCGACGAGGTCCTCGCACCGGCGCGGATCGACGAGCTCGCCCGGGCGGCGGCGGAGCGCAGCGCATGACGAGCGGCGCGCAGCGCACGACGGGCGGCGCGCAGTGCGTGACGAGCGGCGCGCAGCGCACGACGGGCGCAGCGCAGCGCCCGACGAGCGCATCGCGACCCGGCAGCCCGGAGCAGTCCGGGGCGATCGTGGCCGTCGACGTCGGCGGGACGACCGTCAAGGGGATGGTGCGGGTCGGCGAGGTCGTCCTCGACCGCGTGGTCGTGCCCACCCTCGGGCCGGTCGACCCCGCCGACGCCGTCGGTGGCCCCGCGCTCGCCGCCGTCACCGCCGTGGTCGACCGCCTCGCCACGGCCGCCACGACCGCGGGGCACCCGCTCGCCGCCATCGGCCTCTGCACACCGGGAGTCGTCGACGCCGAGACCGGGACGGTGCTCGTCGCCGTCAACCTCGACTGGCACGACCTGCCGCTCGCCGCGCTCCTGCGCGACCGGTACGGCGTCCCCGTCGCCGTCGCGCACGACGCCCGCGCCGCCGCGACCGCCGAGATCGCCGCCCGCACCGCGGCTGGTCGGGACGTCACCGAGATGGTCTTCATCCCGATCGGCACCGGGGTCTCCGCGAGCCTGGTGGTCGACGGTCGCCTGGTGGTCGGCGCGGCGGGCGGTGCCGGCGAGGTCGGGCACGTCTGCGTCCGACCGGGCGGCGAGCAGTGCACGTGCGGGCAGCGCGGCTGCGTCGAGGTGTACGCCTCCGCACGGAACATCCGGCGCCGCTACCGCGAGGGCGGCGGCACCATCGACGGAGCGACCGACGAGATCGTCGCCGCCGTCGACACCGACCCGGTCGCCGCGGCGGTGTGGGACGACGCGGTCGACGCGCTCGCCGCCGGCATCGCGATCCTGTCCGCCGTGCTCGACCCGGCCGTGGTCGTCGTCGGCGGTGGACTCGGCGAGTCCGGGGAGCGCCTGCTCGCCCCACTGCGCACCGCGGTGGACGCCCGGCTCGGCTGGCGTCCCGCGCCCCGCATCGAGCAGTCCCTCGCGGGCTCCGGCGCCGGCCTGGCGGGAGCCGCCCTGCTCGCCCGCACCGCCGCGGGGTCGAGCCCCGCCGCGACGACGCCGTCCGCCGCGACGACGCCGGCCGCCGGACAGGACCCCACCCCATGACCACGGACACCGCTCCACCCACGAACCAGGAGGACCCCATGACCGCTCAGCGACTCCGGATCGGACTCGTCGGCGCGGGGGTGATCGCCCACGCGCACCTGCCGAACCTGCTCCGCATCGGGGACGTCGTCGTCTACTCCGAGGTCGGCGCCGAGGACCTCGTCGCGGCACACGGCGGCGAGGTGGTCGACTCGCTCGACGAACTCCTCGCCCGTGTCGACGTGGTGGACGTCGTCGTCCCCACGCACGCCCACGCCGAGGTCGTGCGCGCCGCGCTCGCCGCCGGCAAGGACGTCATCAGCGAGAAGCCGCTCGCCCGCACCGACGCGGACGCCGACGACCTGGTCCGGCTCGCACACGAGGCCGGGCGCCAGCTCTACCCCGCGCACGTCGTCCGCTACTTCCCGGAGTACGTCCGGCTGAAGGCCGCGGTCGAGGCCGGGCAGCTCGGCGAACTGGCCGTCCTGCGCTTCGTCCGCTCCGGCGCGTTCCCGACCCGGTCCGCCTGGTTCGCCGACCCCGAGCTGTCGGGCGGCATCATCATGGACCAGATGATCCACGACCTGGACATCGCCCGGTGGATCGCCGGCGACGTCGTCCGGGTCAGCGCCGTGCACGTCCGCAAGGGCACCGTCGACCACCCCGTCGAGGCGGCGCACGTGCTGCTCACCCACGAGTCCGGGGCGATCAGCCACGTCGCCGGCATCTGGGGACCGGCGCACCTGCCGTTCGTCACCGAGTTCTCGGCCACCGGGACGCTCGGCAGCCTGTCGCACGACTCCCGCGCCGAGCGGAACTACACGGCCGAGCTCCTCGACGAGGCGGGCGTCGGCGGGGACCTGCCGGAGCTCGACCCCGCCGAGGACCCGTACTTCCTCGAGATCCGCGAGTACCTCGATGCCTTCCGGGGCGGCGCCGTGCCCCGTGTCTCCGCCGAGGACGGCGCCACCGCGGTCCGCATCGTCAACGCCGCGCTGCGGTCGGTCGCGACGGGGCAGCCCGTCGACCTCGGGCCCGTCCCGGCCACCGGGACGCACGAGGGGGCGACGGCATGAGCGCCCTGCGCATCGGTGTCCTGTCCTTCGCGCACACGCACGCGCTGTCCTACCTGTCGGCGCTGCAGGCGATGCCCGACGTCGAGGTCGTCGGCACCGACCCGGACGGCACCTCGACGGGCACCGAGCTGGTCGACCTCCGCGGTCGCGAGCTCGCCGACGCCCTCGGGGTCGCGTACGTCGACACCGTCGAGGAACTCCTGGCGAGCGGGGTCGACGCCGTCGTGGTCACGAGCGAGAACGCCCGGCACCGTGCGCTCGTCGAACAGGCCGCCGCCGCGGGGGCGCACGTGCTCTGCGAGAAGCCCCTCGCCACGACGTGGGAGGACGGGCTCGCCATGCGCGCCGCCGCCGAGGCCGCTGGCGTACTGCTCATGGTCGCCTTCCCGGTCCGGTTCGCGAGCACGTTCGCCCGGCTCGCCGCGACGAAGCGGTCCGGCCGGCTCGGCGAGGTCGTCTCGGTCCGCGGGGCGAACAACGGCATGCTGCCGCTCACCCGCTCGTGGTTCACCGAGCCGGAGCTGTCCGGCGGTGGCGCGATCGTCGACCACGTGGTGCACATCGCCGACCTGCTCGACGAGCTGCTGGACGGCACCCAGGCCGAGACCGTCACCGCCGTGACGAACCGCGTGCTGCACGCCTCGCGCGCGCAGGCCGAGACCGCGGGCCTGGTCACGATCACCTACGCGGACGGCACGATCGCGGCGATCGACTGCTCGTGGAGTCGTCCGGACACCTCGCCGACGTGGGGCGGGCTCGCGCTCACCGTCGTCGGGACCGAGGGGTCGGTCGACGTCGACTTCTTCCGGCCGAGCGTGCGGGGTCTCGACGCGGCGTCCGGGCGCTCGGTCGTCCTGCCGTACGGGCCGGACTTCGACGCGGCACTGCTCGACACCTTCGTCGCCGCGGTCCGCTCCGGCCAGCAGCCCCAGCCCGACGCGGCCGTGGGACTGCGCACCCTGGCGATCGTCCTGGCGGCGCAGGAGTCGGCCGCAACCGGCGAGACGGTGCGGGTCCGGTCCGTCTGACCCGACCGAAGACGGTCTGGAGGCGCGTGGCTGGCCCGCCACGCGCCTCCCGTCCGTCACGCGGTCGGTTCAGGAACCGCCGGCCGCCGCCCACAGCCGGCGCGCGTTCGCGAGTCCGCGCTCGACGGCGTCGACGTCGTCCTCGAGCCCCTCGAACTCGATCGACACGGGCCCAACGAACCCGCTCGCGACGATCCGCTCCACGATCCGGCCGAGCGGCAGGTCACCGTGCCCGACGACCGTGCCGAGCACCGCGCGACCGGCCAGCGTGGTGAGCCAGCCGTCCGCCGCGGGCGGGGTCTCGCGCACCAGGAAGTCCTTGAGGTGCACGACCGCCGCGACCGGCAGCACCCGCTGCACCGCGCGGAGCGGGTCGTCGTCGAGGCACACGAAGTTGCCGACGTCGAGCAGGGCGCGGAAGCTCGGGTGGTCGACCTCGTGCACGAGCCGCAGGATCCGCTCGCTGTCGTTGAAGGCGAAGCCGTGGTTCTCGACCATCGTCGTGATGCCCAGCGTCGCGGCGTGCTCGGCGACCGCGCGGCAGACCGGCACGACCTGCGCGAGCACCCGCTCGAACTCCGCGTGGTCGGCGTCCCGCCAGGCCCACGGGACGACGTCGTGGCGCAGGTGTGTGATGCCGAGCCGGTGCGCGACGTCGAGGTGCTCGCGGACGCGGGCGACCTCGGCGTCGACGGTCGCCGGGTCCGAGAAGTCCGCACCGATCACGTGGTTCGCGAGTCCGATCCCGCGGGCGGCGGCGTGCTCACGCAGCCGGTCCACGAGCTCGGGCTGCCGGGGCAGGTCGTCGCCGAACCCGCCCGCCGCGATCTCGAGGTGCTGGCCGCCAGCGTCCGCGACGCGGTCGACGACGTCGAAGATCGTCAGCGCACCGCGCTGGAGCGAGCGGGCGTAGCTGTAGGACGAGACTCCGAGTCGCATGGCGCGACCCTAGCGGCAGCGGTCTCGTCGCCACCAGGGGTCGTTCCGGATCCGTGGACGGAGCGGGTCGTCCCGTCGTCCGTCCGCGTCGGGGACCACGGCAGGCGGCGGAACAGCGGCATGAGCGGCTGCACCATCGGGCCGATCGCGAACGCCGCGACCACCGTGCCGACCCCGACGTCGCCGCCGAGCAGCCACCCGACCAGGACGACGGTGACCTCGATGACGGTGCGCGCGAGCCAGAGCGGCCAGCCGAACCGCTCGTGCACGCCGACCATCAGGCCGTCCCGGGCGCCGGCACCGAGCCCGGCGCCGATGTAGCAGGCCGTCGCGACCGCGAGCAGCGCGAGCCCCGCGGCGAACAGCAGGACCCGGGGGACCAGGCCGTCGGGCTCCGGCACGAGCCAGAGCACCAGGTCGGCGGACGGGCCGATCGCCAGCACGTTGCAGAGCGTGCCGATCCCGGGCTTCTGGCGGAGCGGGATCCAGAGCAGCAGGATGACGACGCTCGACACGACGGTGACGACGCCGAACGACCACGGCAGGACGTTCTCCAGGCCCTGCGTGAGCACCGTCCACGAGCCCACGCCGACGACCGCGCGGACCTGCAGCGCGGTCGAGGCGCCGTAGAGGAAGAGCCCGACGGCGAGTTGGACGAAGCGGAGCACGAGAGCGGTGGAACGGGGCATGAACTGATGCTGGCTCCCGATTGGCCTGGCCGTCGAGAGCCAATCGCGCTAGCGTGGACCCGTGCCCCCGGTCTCCCTCAGTGCTCGCGCCGCCGCCCTGCTCCTCGCTGACTGGCGGGACGGCACCGACGCCCCCGCGTACGAGGCGCTGTCCGACGCCGTCCGCGTGCTCGTCATCGACGGGCGGGTGCCGCTCGGCGTGCGGCTCCCCGCCGAGCGCGGACTCGCCGAGGCCCTCGGCGTCTCGCGGACCACCGTGGCGAACGCGTACGCCCGGCTGCGGGACGACGGGTTCGTCGTGTCGCTGCGCGGGTCCGGCAGCGTCGTGCACCTGCCGCGCGACCTGGCCGGCCGGCCCGATCCCGAGCGGCTCGGCGGCGTGGTGCCCGGCGACCTGCTCGACCTCCGGAAGGCCGCGCTGCACGCCGCACCCGAGGTCGCCG from Curtobacterium sp. SGAir0471 encodes:
- a CDS encoding Gfo/Idh/MocA family protein, yielding MTAQRLRIGLVGAGVIAHAHLPNLLRIGDVVVYSEVGAEDLVAAHGGEVVDSLDELLARVDVVDVVVPTHAHAEVVRAALAAGKDVISEKPLARTDADADDLVRLAHEAGRQLYPAHVVRYFPEYVRLKAAVEAGQLGELAVLRFVRSGAFPTRSAWFADPELSGGIIMDQMIHDLDIARWIAGDVVRVSAVHVRKGTVDHPVEAAHVLLTHESGAISHVAGIWGPAHLPFVTEFSATGTLGSLSHDSRAERNYTAELLDEAGVGGDLPELDPAEDPYFLEIREYLDAFRGGAVPRVSAEDGATAVRIVNAALRSVATGQPVDLGPVPATGTHEGATA
- a CDS encoding sugar phosphate isomerase/epimerase family protein, whose translation is MRLGVSSYSYARSLQRGALTIFDVVDRVADAGGQHLEIAAGGFGDDLPRQPELVDRLREHAAARGIGLANHVIGADFSDPATVDAEVARVREHLDVAHRLGITHLRHDVVPWAWRDADHAEFERVLAQVVPVCRAVAEHAATLGITTMVENHGFAFNDSERILRLVHEVDHPSFRALLDVGNFVCLDDDPLRAVQRVLPVAAVVHLKDFLVRETPPAADGWLTTLAGRAVLGTVVGHGDLPLGRIVERIVASGFVGPVSIEFEGLEDDVDAVERGLANARRLWAAAGGS
- a CDS encoding Gfo/Idh/MocA family protein yields the protein MSALRIGVLSFAHTHALSYLSALQAMPDVEVVGTDPDGTSTGTELVDLRGRELADALGVAYVDTVEELLASGVDAVVVTSENARHRALVEQAAAAGAHVLCEKPLATTWEDGLAMRAAAEAAGVLLMVAFPVRFASTFARLAATKRSGRLGEVVSVRGANNGMLPLTRSWFTEPELSGGGAIVDHVVHIADLLDELLDGTQAETVTAVTNRVLHASRAQAETAGLVTITYADGTIAAIDCSWSRPDTSPTWGGLALTVVGTEGSVDVDFFRPSVRGLDAASGRSVVLPYGPDFDAALLDTFVAAVRSGQQPQPDAAVGLRTLAIVLAAQESAATGETVRVRSV
- a CDS encoding ROK family protein, which codes for MTSGAQRTTGGAQCVTSGAQRTTGAAQRPTSASRPGSPEQSGAIVAVDVGGTTVKGMVRVGEVVLDRVVVPTLGPVDPADAVGGPALAAVTAVVDRLATAATTAGHPLAAIGLCTPGVVDAETGTVLVAVNLDWHDLPLAALLRDRYGVPVAVAHDARAAATAEIAARTAAGRDVTEMVFIPIGTGVSASLVVDGRLVVGAAGGAGEVGHVCVRPGGEQCTCGQRGCVEVYASARNIRRRYREGGGTIDGATDEIVAAVDTDPVAAAVWDDAVDALAAGIAILSAVLDPAVVVVGGGLGESGERLLAPLRTAVDARLGWRPAPRIEQSLAGSGAGLAGAALLARTAAGSSPAATTPSAATTPAAGQDPTP
- the yczE gene encoding membrane protein YczE; translated protein: MPRSTALVLRFVQLAVGLFLYGASTALQVRAVVGVGSWTVLTQGLENVLPWSFGVVTVVSSVVILLLWIPLRQKPGIGTLCNVLAIGPSADLVLWLVPEPDGLVPRVLLFAAGLALLAVATACYIGAGLGAGARDGLMVGVHERFGWPLWLARTVIEVTVVLVGWLLGGDVGVGTVVAAFAIGPMVQPLMPLFRRLPWSPTRTDDGTTRSVHGSGTTPGGDETAAARVAPCDSESRPTATPARSSAVR